In Dendrosporobacter quercicolus, one genomic interval encodes:
- a CDS encoding N-acetylmuramoyl-L-alanine amidase: MIDVKETYLTFGDMVPQSVVKMIIIHHVGDLPRDVAAAEIHQWHLDRGWSGIGYHYVIRRDGSIERGRPEEYIGSHTYGYNTGSIGINLAGNMEIMTPAKAQIESAAMLIADVCNRYDLTPDSKTVLGHRDLTSTACPGKNLYEQLQTIRGKAVWYQHNGSGEEV, encoded by the coding sequence ATGATCGATGTTAAGGAAACATATTTAACGTTTGGTGATATGGTACCACAAAGCGTTGTCAAAATGATTATTATCCATCATGTGGGTGATCTACCCAGGGATGTAGCTGCTGCGGAAATTCACCAATGGCATCTGGATCGGGGGTGGTCCGGTATTGGCTATCATTATGTTATCCGGCGTGACGGGTCAATTGAACGGGGACGCCCGGAGGAGTATATTGGTTCTCATACTTATGGTTACAATACCGGGTCAATTGGCATAAATCTTGCGGGAAATATGGAAATTATGACGCCGGCGAAAGCGCAGATCGAAAGCGCAGCTATGTTAATTGCCGATGTTTGCAACCGATATGATTTAACGCCTGATTCGAAAACAGTGCTTGGGCACCGGGATTTGACCAGCACAGCGTGTCCCGGGAAGAACTTATATGAGCAATTGCAGACAATTCGCGGCAAAGCCGTCTGGTACCAGCACAATGGATCAGGCGAAGAAGTTTAA
- a CDS encoding DUF134 domain-containing protein codes for MPRPQKCRRVCCMPKQRHFGPLDGNDNGEPLIVMTVDEFESLRLIDLEGLTQAECAKQMEVARTTAQAIYNSARIKLAECVIHSRKLHIAGGNYSLYGNHSGGCRCGYRSGKTHMKSKIQEDKK; via the coding sequence ATGCCAAGACCGCAAAAATGCAGGCGGGTGTGCTGTATGCCAAAGCAGCGGCATTTCGGCCCACTGGATGGCAATGACAACGGAGAACCTCTCATTGTGATGACGGTAGATGAGTTTGAAAGCCTTCGCCTGATTGACCTGGAGGGACTTACGCAGGCGGAATGCGCAAAACAGATGGAGGTTGCCCGCACTACAGCACAGGCAATTTACAATAGCGCCCGTATAAAATTAGCTGAATGTGTGATACATAGCAGGAAGCTGCACATTGCCGGCGGCAATTATAGCCTTTACGGCAATCATAGCGGAGGCTGCAGGTGTGGATACCGCTCTGGAAAGACCCATATGAAAAGTAAAATACAGGAGGACAAAAAATGA
- a CDS encoding NifB/NifX family molybdenum-iron cluster-binding protein has translation MIIAIPYEAGAVFQHFGKSKAFKLYATNEGKITGCKIISATGDGHAALAEMLKQQKASVLICGGIGGCAKNTLKENGIQIFGGVTGQADTAATAYLAGTLTYNPNLECNHHHEHGHTRSDHNDLI, from the coding sequence ATGATAATTGCAATACCTTATGAAGCAGGAGCGGTATTTCAGCATTTCGGCAAAAGCAAAGCCTTTAAGCTCTACGCTACAAACGAGGGTAAAATTACCGGCTGCAAAATCATATCCGCCACCGGAGACGGACATGCGGCTTTGGCTGAAATGCTCAAACAGCAGAAGGCTTCTGTACTGATTTGCGGCGGGATCGGCGGCTGTGCGAAAAATACGCTGAAGGAAAATGGGATTCAAATTTTTGGCGGCGTCACCGGCCAAGCGGATACAGCCGCAACGGCTTATCTTGCAGGTACCCTGACCTACAACCCGAACCTGGAGTGCAATCATCATCACGAACATGGACATACCCGCTCTGACCACAACGATCTCATTTAA
- the sdhB gene encoding succinate dehydrogenase iron-sulfur subunit, which produces MATQKTVHFIIERQDSPNSAPYIEEFVLPYRPSMNVVSSLMEIQKNPVTKDGKKTTAVVWECNCLEKVCGACMMLINGKAQQACAALIDHLEQPIRLAPARTFPVVRDLAIDRTVMFESLKRVQAWVSVDGSWPVGPAPRQNPKTATTAYEISRCMTCGCCMHACPNVNSGSDFIGPAPLGQAHLFNLHPIGEYNKEERIEAITAKGGIGSCGNSQNCVQACPKDIKLTEYIARLNRDVNKQALKNIFNK; this is translated from the coding sequence ATGGCTACACAAAAAACAGTTCATTTTATCATAGAAAGGCAGGATTCTCCCAACAGTGCACCTTATATTGAGGAGTTTGTCCTTCCTTATCGTCCGTCCATGAATGTAGTTTCTTCCCTGATGGAAATTCAAAAAAATCCTGTCACCAAAGACGGCAAAAAAACGACTGCAGTCGTTTGGGAATGTAACTGCCTGGAAAAAGTCTGCGGAGCCTGCATGATGCTCATCAACGGCAAAGCCCAGCAAGCCTGCGCAGCGCTGATTGACCATCTGGAGCAGCCCATCCGCCTTGCTCCGGCCCGTACTTTCCCGGTCGTAAGGGATTTAGCGATTGACCGTACCGTAATGTTTGAAAGCTTAAAAAGAGTTCAGGCCTGGGTATCTGTCGACGGCAGCTGGCCGGTTGGCCCTGCGCCGCGTCAAAACCCGAAAACCGCTACTACAGCTTATGAAATTTCCCGCTGCATGACTTGCGGCTGCTGCATGCATGCCTGCCCTAACGTAAATTCGGGCTCCGACTTCATTGGGCCGGCTCCGCTTGGTCAGGCGCATCTCTTTAATCTTCACCCGATTGGTGAATATAATAAAGAAGAGCGTATTGAAGCAATTACGGCAAAAGGCGGTATCGGCAGCTGCGGCAACAGCCAGAATTGCGTACAGGCTTGTCCGAAAGATATTAAGCTTACCGAATATATTGCCAGGCTTAACCGGGATGTCAATAAACAAGCGTTAAAAAATATATTTAATAAATAG